One Thermus sp. CCB_US3_UF1 DNA window includes the following coding sequences:
- the ilvB gene encoding biosynthetic-type acetolactate synthase large subunit, which yields MKGAEALLKALEREGVEVIFGHPGGAIMPTYDALYDSPIRHILVRHEQGGVHAATGYARASGRVGVVMATSGPGALNLVTGLADAFMDSTPVVAITGNVPRALIGTDAFQEADVTGVTMPITKHNYLVQDANDIPRVVKEAFHIAATGRPGPVLIDIPKDVQLAEFTGSFEAELDLPGYKPTTKGHPKQVERALEALEKAERPILMVGGGAQHAHGELLAFAEKTGLPVITTLMGLGAFPGNHPLWLGMPGMHGTVAANRAIHHADVILAIGLRFDDRVTGKVSRFAPHAHTIIHVDIDPAEIGKVVRTHIPIVGDARLVLKEMLKGARPLKLATWWRELEEWRTRHPLRWKPKPHLQSQEVIRAFFEATGGHAIVTTGVGQHQMFAAQFFPVTRPRSFLTSGGLGTMGVGLPFAIGAKVARPEELVLDFDGDGSFQMTLQELATLVKYKLDVKVVILNNGYLGMVRQWQDLFHAKRYSEVYLADSNPDFARLAEAYGIRGIRVERKEDLRKGVEAVLHADGPVVAEFKVYHEEGVFPMIPAGGAAEDMILENPAEREEVEA from the coding sequence ATGAAGGGAGCAGAGGCACTCTTAAAGGCGCTGGAGCGGGAAGGGGTGGAGGTCATCTTCGGCCACCCGGGCGGGGCCATCATGCCCACCTACGACGCCCTCTACGACAGCCCCATCCGCCACATCCTGGTGCGGCACGAACAAGGGGGGGTGCACGCAGCCACCGGCTACGCCCGGGCCTCGGGCCGGGTGGGGGTGGTGATGGCCACCAGCGGCCCCGGGGCCCTCAACCTGGTCACGGGGCTCGCCGACGCCTTCATGGACTCCACCCCGGTGGTGGCCATCACCGGGAACGTTCCCCGGGCCCTGATCGGCACCGACGCCTTCCAGGAGGCGGACGTCACCGGGGTGACCATGCCCATCACCAAGCACAACTACCTGGTGCAGGACGCAAACGACATCCCCCGGGTGGTCAAGGAGGCCTTCCACATCGCCGCCACCGGCAGGCCGGGGCCGGTCCTCATCGATATCCCCAAGGACGTGCAGCTGGCCGAGTTCACCGGCAGCTTTGAGGCGGAGCTGGACCTTCCCGGCTACAAGCCCACCACCAAGGGCCACCCCAAACAGGTGGAAAGGGCCTTGGAGGCCTTGGAGAAGGCGGAAAGGCCCATCCTCATGGTGGGGGGTGGGGCCCAGCACGCCCACGGGGAGCTCCTGGCCTTCGCCGAGAAGACGGGGCTTCCCGTGATCACCACCCTGATGGGCCTGGGGGCTTTCCCCGGGAACCACCCCCTTTGGCTGGGGATGCCGGGGATGCACGGCACCGTGGCCGCCAACCGGGCCATCCACCACGCGGACGTGATCCTGGCCATCGGCCTCCGCTTTGACGACCGGGTGACGGGGAAGGTGTCCCGCTTCGCCCCCCACGCCCACACCATCATCCACGTGGACATTGACCCCGCCGAGATCGGCAAGGTGGTGCGCACCCACATCCCCATCGTGGGGGATGCCCGCCTGGTCCTGAAGGAGATGCTGAAAGGGGCCAGGCCCCTGAAGCTTGCCACCTGGTGGCGGGAGCTGGAGGAGTGGCGCACCCGCCACCCCTTGCGCTGGAAGCCCAAGCCCCACCTGCAGAGCCAGGAGGTGATCCGGGCCTTCTTTGAGGCCACGGGGGGGCACGCCATCGTCACCACCGGGGTGGGGCAGCACCAGATGTTCGCCGCCCAGTTCTTCCCCGTGACCCGGCCCCGCAGCTTCCTCACCTCCGGGGGGCTTGGCACCATGGGGGTGGGGCTCCCCTTCGCCATTGGGGCCAAGGTGGCCCGGCCGGAGGAGCTGGTCTTGGACTTTGACGGGGACGGCTCCTTCCAGATGACCCTGCAGGAGCTGGCCACCCTGGTCAAGTACAAGCTGGACGTGAAGGTGGTGATCCTCAACAACGGCTACCTGGGCATGGTGCGGCAGTGGCAGGACCTCTTCCACGCCAAGCGCTACTCCGAGGTCTACCTGGCGGACTCCAACCCCGACTTTGCCCGCCTGGCCGAGGCCTACGGGATCCGGGGCATCCGGGTGGAGCGCAAGGAGGACCTGAGGAAGGGGGTGGAGGCGGTGCTCCACGCCGATGGCCCCGTGGTGGCGGAGTTCAAGGTCTACCACGAGGAGGGGGTCTTCCCCATGATCCCCGCCGGGGGGGCAGCGGAGGACATGATCCTGGAGAACCCCGCGGAGCGGGAGGAGGTGGAAGCGTGA
- the ilvN gene encoding acetolactate synthase small subunit has translation MRHVISVLVQDHPRVLNRITSLFARRGFNLESLAVGTTHQPGLSRISLVVSGDDRTLEQVEKQLNRLIEVLKVTDHSEPHVERELCLVKVHVAGVEERLAVKDIQEAFRARVVDVAQKTLILELTGDSRKIDSFVEALRPYGILEVMRTGAVAMSRGERTLKVRERREVV, from the coding sequence GTGAGGCATGTGATCTCGGTGCTGGTGCAGGACCATCCCCGCGTTCTCAACCGCATTACCAGCCTCTTCGCCCGGAGGGGCTTCAACCTGGAAAGCCTGGCCGTGGGCACCACCCACCAGCCAGGGCTTTCCCGCATCAGCCTGGTGGTCTCCGGGGACGACCGCACCCTGGAGCAGGTGGAGAAGCAGCTCAACCGGCTCATTGAGGTGCTGAAGGTAACGGACCACTCCGAGCCCCACGTGGAGCGGGAGCTCTGCCTGGTCAAGGTCCACGTGGCCGGGGTGGAGGAGCGCCTGGCGGTGAAGGACATCCAGGAGGCCTTCCGGGCCCGGGTGGTGGACGTGGCCCAGAAGACCCTGATCCTGGAGCTCACCGGGGACTCGCGCAAGATCGATTCCTTCGTGGAGGCCCTGAGGCCTTACGGGATCCTCGAGGTCATGCGCACCGGCGCCGTGGCCATGAGCCGGGGCGAGAGGACCCTTAAGGTCAGGGAAAGGAGAGAGGTGGTATGA
- the ilvC gene encoding ketol-acid reductoisomerase — protein sequence MKIYYEHDADLGFLLGKRVAVLGFGSQGHAHALNLKESGVDVRVGLRPGSKGFAKAEAAGLRVLPVAEAVREADIVMVLLPDEVQGRVYREEIEPHLKEGAALAFAHGFNIHFGQIKPRRDLDVWMVAPKGPGHLVRSEYQRGSGVPALLAVHQDASGAAFPTALAYAKAIGAARAGVIPTTFKDETETDLFGEQAVLCGGLTRLIQAGFETLVEAGYPPEMAYFETVHEVKLIVDLIYEAGFAGMRYSISNTAEYGDYTRGEVAVPVEETKRRMREILRQIQTGEFAREWMLENQVGSPVLEANRRRWKEHPLEEVGARLRAMMPFLKAKVLQEVG from the coding sequence ATGAAGATCTACTACGAGCACGACGCGGACCTGGGGTTTCTCCTCGGCAAAAGGGTAGCGGTCTTGGGCTTCGGCTCCCAGGGGCACGCCCACGCCCTGAACCTGAAGGAGTCGGGGGTGGACGTGCGGGTGGGCCTGAGGCCGGGCTCCAAGGGCTTCGCCAAGGCGGAGGCCGCGGGGCTTAGGGTGCTGCCCGTGGCCGAGGCGGTTAGGGAGGCGGACATCGTCATGGTCCTCCTGCCCGACGAGGTGCAGGGGAGGGTCTACCGGGAGGAGATCGAGCCCCACCTGAAGGAGGGGGCGGCCCTGGCCTTCGCCCACGGTTTCAACATCCACTTCGGCCAGATCAAGCCCAGGCGGGACCTGGATGTCTGGATGGTGGCCCCCAAGGGGCCCGGCCACCTGGTGCGGAGCGAGTACCAGCGGGGAAGCGGCGTACCGGCCCTTTTGGCCGTCCACCAGGATGCCTCGGGGGCGGCCTTCCCCACGGCGTTGGCCTACGCCAAGGCCATCGGGGCGGCCCGGGCCGGGGTTATCCCCACCACCTTCAAGGACGAAACGGAAACCGACCTCTTCGGGGAGCAGGCGGTGCTCTGCGGCGGCCTTACCCGGCTCATCCAGGCAGGGTTTGAAACCCTGGTGGAGGCCGGTTATCCCCCGGAGATGGCCTACTTTGAGACCGTCCACGAGGTGAAGCTCATCGTGGACCTGATCTACGAGGCGGGCTTCGCCGGGATGCGCTACTCCATCTCCAACACCGCCGAGTACGGGGACTATACCCGGGGGGAGGTGGCGGTGCCCGTGGAGGAGACCAAGCGCCGCATGCGGGAGATCCTGCGCCAGATCCAGACCGGGGAGTTTGCCCGGGAGTGGATGCTGGAAAACCAGGTGGGAAGCCCGGTCCTCGAGGCCAACCGCAGGCGCTGGAAGGAGCACCCCCTGGAGGAGGTGGGGGCGAGGCTTCGGGCTATGATGCCCTTCCTGAAAGCCAAGGTATTGCAGGAGGTTGGCTAA